The following proteins are encoded in a genomic region of Deltaproteobacteria bacterium:
- a CDS encoding thrombospondin type 3 repeat-containing protein, with product MAVAPAIIFNSSAELTKEVKVTFSFSPDAVNFLASKESAINLVAIYDDQTSWQQISKITIDTEQHLISATIQPKHSATIQAVVLDSDSSLVATSLPLSDLQTSLGLAGQSSQLADLDVGFNGDWRALLQHNGNSQQFTALARIPSNSWREVELPTAIASANKVSINELANNNTPNIVSRFTAITSGSAYNLTLAAQCNTPRGESACSETTCGCHIMALDWPGNIEQRCETMNTPESTEDNPVRLSEILQLSVALNPQNNNAPKPQVTSMAISYEALVFSAISDGIGSRIEAYNLSDASLTLPLGTPIASQQTIVILLEGQTTEDIPIGQIEHITLTPKSRYEAFDGLVLFTDIINTTDYRIRAANFSPQTKKIAGCEIAPGAIITLLGGGEQSLSEQALSNCQRRTELKLAKVNGLTANITGGVVFAANDKLWALTPKGFLTLLSGDDQGGCSATSVRTTCLHDVVNVALTRLDEIVVSTKQNIVKIGVPYTSCKYTKRNAYIGPGTSRLQSCNTTLYTAANILPDPTLAYFAMINNNEANVTIDSLTFSRSSQNNIASELAVVGSANNTGEVVAQFTKPTSDIVTAIVTNKAYSVSLPLSASAEYQGKIAANAAAINYASFILRLDDIDGDGLSYELDNCPLNANTYVVTNELACLVQEKHAQIDGDNDGIGDVCDICPKDKLNDIDKDNLCAEVDNCPNVANSNQSDVDGDGMGDACETNAAANDPNTHAGAIEICDGLDNNGNGQIDEGLGCEVCQ from the coding sequence ATGGCGGTTGCTCCGGCTATTATATTTAATAGCAGCGCTGAGTTGACTAAAGAAGTTAAAGTAACTTTTAGCTTTAGCCCTGACGCTGTAAATTTTTTAGCTAGCAAAGAATCGGCAATAAACTTGGTAGCTATATATGATGACCAAACTTCTTGGCAGCAAATAAGTAAAATTACTATCGACACTGAGCAACATCTTATTAGTGCAACGATTCAGCCTAAACACAGTGCCACTATACAAGCAGTTGTTTTAGATAGCGACAGCAGCTTAGTTGCCACTAGCTTACCTTTAAGTGATTTACAAACAAGTTTAGGTCTTGCTGGCCAAAGTAGTCAGCTAGCTGATCTTGATGTTGGTTTTAATGGCGATTGGCGAGCCTTGCTTCAGCACAACGGCAATAGTCAACAGTTTACCGCCTTAGCTCGTATACCAAGCAATTCTTGGCGCGAAGTTGAGCTACCTACTGCTATAGCTAGCGCAAATAAAGTATCAATAAACGAGTTGGCTAATAACAATACACCCAATATTGTAAGTAGGTTCACCGCAATCACGAGTGGCTCAGCATATAATTTAACCTTGGCAGCACAATGTAATACACCTCGTGGTGAAAGTGCTTGCAGCGAGACAACATGCGGTTGTCATATTATGGCGCTTGATTGGCCTGGCAATATAGAGCAGCGCTGCGAAACAATGAATACACCAGAAAGTACCGAAGATAACCCAGTTAGGTTGAGTGAAATTTTGCAACTTAGTGTGGCTTTAAATCCGCAAAACAATAACGCACCAAAACCGCAAGTTACAAGTATGGCAATTAGTTATGAGGCATTAGTCTTTAGCGCAATTAGTGATGGTATTGGCAGTCGTATTGAGGCATATAATTTAAGTGATGCTAGTTTAACCCTGCCGCTGGGCACGCCAATAGCGAGCCAGCAGACAATAGTAATATTATTAGAAGGTCAAACCACAGAAGATATTCCAATCGGTCAAATTGAGCATATAACTCTAACGCCTAAGTCACGCTACGAAGCCTTTGATGGTTTGGTATTATTTACAGATATTATAAACACTACTGATTATCGTATTCGTGCAGCAAATTTTTCACCACAAACAAAAAAGATTGCAGGTTGTGAAATTGCACCAGGCGCAATCATCACTTTGTTAGGTGGTGGTGAGCAATCACTTAGTGAGCAAGCGTTAAGTAATTGTCAGCGACGTACTGAATTAAAACTCGCCAAAGTAAATGGTTTAACTGCCAATATTACGGGCGGTGTTGTATTTGCTGCTAATGATAAGTTATGGGCTTTAACTCCAAAAGGCTTTTTAACTTTATTGAGTGGCGATGACCAAGGTGGTTGCAGCGCTACTAGCGTGCGCACTACTTGTTTACACGATGTGGTAAATGTTGCCCTAACTCGCCTAGATGAAATAGTTGTTAGTACTAAGCAAAACATTGTTAAAATAGGCGTACCCTATACATCTTGTAAGTATACTAAACGTAATGCCTATATAGGGCCTGGAACTTCTAGACTACAAAGTTGCAATACTACTTTGTATACGGCTGCTAATATTTTGCCAGACCCAACCTTAGCGTATTTTGCAATGATTAATAACAATGAGGCAAATGTAACAATTGATAGCCTCACCTTTAGTCGTTCATCACAAAACAATATTGCTAGCGAACTTGCTGTAGTTGGCAGTGCAAATAACACCGGTGAAGTAGTCGCTCAGTTTACAAAACCGACATCTGATATTGTTACAGCTATAGTAACAAACAAAGCTTATTCAGTATCACTACCGCTATCAGCAAGTGCAGAATATCAAGGTAAGATAGCGGCAAATGCTGCAGCAATTAATTATGCTAGTTTTATCTTACGCCTAGATGATATTGACGGCGATGGGCTTAGCTATGAACTAGATAACTGCCCGTTAAACGCAAATACTTATGTAGTCACAAATGAGCTTGCTTGTTTGGTGCAAGAAAAGCATGCGCAAATAGATGGTGATAATGACGGTATTGGTGATGTTTGCGATATCTGCCCGAAAGATAAGCTTAACGATATTGATAAAGATAATCTTTGCGCCGAAGTAGATAACTGCCCCAATGTTGCTAACAGCAATCAAAGCGATGTTGATGGTGATGGCATGGGTGATGCTTGCGAGACTAATGCTGCTGCCAATGACCCTAATACCCATGCAGGTGCTATAGAAATTTGCGATGGGCTAGACAACAACGGCAATGGTCAAATTGACGAAGGTTTAGGTTGTGAGGTGTGCCAATGA
- a CDS encoding tyrosine-type recombinase/integrase, translating into MYPLSNVYKNNNNIIKIWLNTLNSRRTRDTYGESVRLAFKFMKRLHSNQVTIEDVAAFKQSMSGKRPATVALRLSALRSYFKFVVANNYATFNPTLNVPIPRIRHNSPRAITFKEAKTITEQINLMCDIGKRDVVAIALLFGGLRVSEVARLNIGDISLEQQDHESFTRVRVIGKGAKPRVVDLPQHVYNLVLRYIETRDDSINTNSPLLIAKISGYRKTSARMSADRIYRQFRRYARKAKVKITGSHVGRHTWAKLAEEGGAKLMDVMEHLGHANLNVTANYLRRLSGRRNPAYSCVPSLV; encoded by the coding sequence GTGTATCCATTAAGTAACGTTTACAAAAATAATAATAACATCATAAAAATATGGCTTAATACTCTTAATAGCCGTCGTACACGCGATACTTATGGTGAAAGTGTAAGATTAGCATTTAAATTCATGAAAAGATTGCATTCAAACCAAGTAACAATTGAAGATGTAGCCGCCTTCAAACAATCAATGTCAGGTAAACGGCCAGCTACCGTAGCTTTGAGACTTAGTGCTTTAAGAAGTTATTTTAAATTTGTTGTTGCGAATAATTATGCAACATTTAATCCTACTCTTAATGTGCCAATACCACGTATACGTCATAATTCACCACGTGCTATAACTTTTAAAGAAGCAAAGACAATTACTGAACAAATAAATCTTATGTGTGATATTGGTAAACGTGATGTTGTAGCAATTGCATTATTGTTTGGTGGATTGCGTGTAAGTGAAGTGGCGCGGCTTAACATTGGCGATATTTCGTTAGAGCAACAGGACCATGAATCGTTCACTAGAGTGCGAGTGATTGGCAAGGGAGCAAAACCACGTGTAGTAGATTTGCCACAACATGTTTATAACTTAGTACTACGATATATCGAAACACGCGATGACTCAATTAACACGAATTCACCTTTGCTTATCGCTAAAATTAGTGGCTACCGCAAAACATCTGCTCGCATGAGTGCCGATCGTATATATCGCCAGTTTCGACGATATGCACGAAAAGCTAAAGTTAAAATAACTGGTAGCCATGTCGGACGTCACACTTGGGCAAAACTTGCCGAAGAAGGTGGTGCAAAACTTATGGACGTAATGGAGCATCTCGGTCATGCTAACCTTAATGTTACCGCCAATTATTTACGACGATTGAGTGGCAGACGTAATCCGGCGTATAGTTGTGTGCCAAGCCTTGTATGA
- a CDS encoding helix-turn-helix transcriptional regulator, with amino-acid sequence MAKSKKIRKNRTEIEERIRKRVRALRKDNKLTLSEVSQRSGLTIDAVGKIEGGRRTPSLSTLLKLARAFEVPPSELFSENEPELSATLRALVTLLDDKPIDVQQAALDIVRSLLTVINGKRIANNRIRGN; translated from the coding sequence ATGGCAAAATCAAAAAAAATCCGCAAAAACCGCACTGAAATTGAAGAACGCATACGAAAACGGGTTCGCGCGTTGCGTAAAGACAATAAACTTACTTTGAGTGAAGTCTCTCAACGTTCAGGTTTAACAATTGATGCTGTAGGAAAAATCGAAGGTGGAAGACGTACACCGAGTTTATCGACTTTGCTTAAATTAGCGCGTGCTTTTGAGGTACCACCAAGCGAACTTTTCTCAGAAAATGAGCCTGAATTATCAGCTACATTACGAGCACTTGTAACATTGCTCGATGATAAGCCTATTGATGTTCAGCAAGCCGCTTTAGATATTGTACGCTCACTTCTCACGGTTATTAATGGCAAACGCATAGCTAATAACCGAATACGTGGAAATTAA
- a CDS encoding superinfection exclusion B family protein, translated as MKELLIKVLTIKDIPLRPVLLFWFVSGFILLLPEQWLSHLHVNKLLQSYGKWFGILFIASTAMLIIKIIFKVIRKITNIHIKSLAVAYLKNIDREEQSVLREFYITNQNTIEMPTDDPVVAGLLNNGILYRVSANGLMNITGMLFPLAISEFIQPYLTKEILDIPKEIDDAKHQALINNRPPFVERISAHRDLRYGRW; from the coding sequence ATGAAAGAGTTGCTTATAAAGGTTTTAACAATAAAGGACATACCACTTAGGCCAGTACTGCTGTTTTGGTTTGTCTCAGGATTTATTCTTTTACTACCTGAACAGTGGTTGTCTCATCTTCATGTAAACAAATTATTACAATCCTATGGGAAGTGGTTCGGTATATTATTTATTGCAAGCACAGCTATGTTAATAATAAAAATAATCTTTAAAGTCATAAGAAAAATTACCAATATACACATTAAATCCTTAGCTGTTGCATATCTAAAAAATATTGATAGAGAGGAACAATCTGTGTTGCGTGAATTTTATATTACTAACCAGAATACAATTGAAATGCCTACAGATGACCCAGTAGTTGCTGGGCTTTTAAATAACGGAATTCTTTATAGAGTCAGTGCGAATGGACTAATGAATATAACAGGGATGTTATTTCCGTTAGCAATTTCAGAATTTATTCAACCATATCTTACTAAAGAGATTTTAGATATACCAAAAGAAATAGATGACGCCAAGCATCAAGCTCTGATTAATAACCGACCACCTTTCGTTGAAAGAATTTCAGCACATAGAGATCTTCGCTATGGCCGATGGTAG